In Paenibacillus sp. J23TS9, a single genomic region encodes these proteins:
- a CDS encoding response regulator produces the protein MMRRDHYIILCVEDNPINMALMHHIFKKYPQIQLLKADSAEQAFELVEEEKPDLIIMDIQLPGMDGYEALNYFKNKKDTRHIPIMAVSSYAMDSDIARGLKAGFAEYITKPIDLKLFLGRVRELILETEAAVSLEE, from the coding sequence ATGATGAGAAGAGATCATTACATCATATTATGCGTCGAGGACAATCCGATCAACATGGCTCTTATGCATCATATATTCAAAAAATACCCCCAAATTCAATTATTAAAAGCAGACTCAGCTGAACAAGCATTCGAACTCGTGGAAGAGGAAAAGCCGGATTTGATCATTATGGACATACAGCTTCCGGGAATGGATGGATATGAGGCTTTGAATTATTTTAAAAACAAGAAGGATACCCGCCATATTCCAATCATGGCTGTCAGCTCTTATGCGATGGATTCAGATATTGCCCGAGGTCTTAAAGCCGGCTTTGCGGAATACATTACCAAGCCGATTGATTTGAAATTATTTCTCGGCAGAGTCAGAGAACTGATCTTGGAGACAGAAGCAGCTGTGAGTCTGGAAGAATGA
- a CDS encoding DUF2294 domain-containing protein: protein MYTTDHTNQIASYTAKLLRDRFGKGPESIYVSVNKQCITMHLRNFIGPVEQFLLNQKEEQVFRYTRELMMQSLLPELTGYLEREMDIKLDDLYYDWGLHDASGIIVGLFADHSHTSEVYNGRDEVHNQINRVTGIVQKRPEMVYSWWVNPKSLVVIREGLLILIEKEMIHLGYDEVLRTTKRKLEKRYFEEEAAISTAVGRKLSELYVDWDFERDKSVIVCLFHD, encoded by the coding sequence ATGTATACTACAGATCATACCAACCAGATTGCTTCTTACACCGCCAAGCTTCTCCGTGACAGATTTGGAAAAGGCCCTGAGTCGATATATGTGTCTGTAAACAAGCAGTGTATTACGATGCATCTGCGGAATTTTATCGGCCCTGTGGAACAATTTCTTCTAAATCAGAAGGAAGAGCAGGTCTTCCGTTACACGCGGGAGCTGATGATGCAGTCTTTACTTCCTGAGCTGACCGGATACCTTGAGCGTGAAATGGATATTAAACTGGACGATCTTTACTATGATTGGGGACTGCATGACGCGTCCGGAATCATCGTTGGGCTTTTTGCAGATCATTCGCATACATCGGAAGTATACAATGGAAGAGACGAAGTACATAATCAAATCAACCGGGTGACCGGTATCGTGCAGAAACGGCCGGAAATGGTCTACTCGTGGTGGGTTAATCCCAAGAGTTTGGTTGTGATTCGGGAAGGTCTTCTGATTTTGATTGAAAAGGAAATGATTCATCTAGGGTACGACGAGGTGCTTCGCACCACGAAACGGAAGCTGGAGAAAAGATATTTTGAAGAGGAAGCTGCGATCAGCACAGCCGTAGGCCGTAAGCTGTCGGAGCTCTATGTGGACTGGGATTTTGAACGTGATAAAAGCGTGATTGTGTGTTTATTTCATGATTAG
- a CDS encoding DUF4349 domain-containing protein, with the protein MKKWGSWIAGLMFIVMLASGCSSASQDKSSGTEAKAVETSMLDQAASKADGGDSQSKNEAASKDSASKQEAPASPDPKLPDSSAQTMEGTAGFNSQDLSSGLNKKLMYKANIVMEILDYGKAQSEIRNMVTLSGGYIVNFSETQSTSEKGGTFVIKVPATGFSPFLNSLEKIKHENLQRNIEGQDVSEEYVDLESRLKAKQIMEEQYVAFMKKATKTNDLVSFANELERIQSEIEQIKGRMRYINQNVSYSTVEIRIFEEVKEPEKQKEEEIQASLGKRASTAFQGSIDVITLVIQWIVVILSGSLPILIIAAIVLFVLWLVRRSRHRNQEEAAKRRRELNAGSKAEPNGETSISEEPKDEQ; encoded by the coding sequence ATGAAAAAGTGGGGGTCATGGATTGCAGGGTTAATGTTTATTGTCATGCTGGCTAGCGGCTGCTCATCCGCTTCACAGGACAAGAGCAGCGGAACTGAAGCGAAGGCTGTAGAGACTTCCATGTTGGACCAAGCGGCCAGTAAAGCAGATGGAGGAGACTCTCAAAGTAAAAATGAAGCTGCAAGTAAGGATAGCGCAAGCAAGCAAGAAGCGCCTGCCAGTCCAGATCCCAAGCTTCCTGATTCATCAGCACAGACTATGGAAGGGACAGCGGGATTTAATTCCCAGGACCTGTCCAGCGGGCTGAATAAGAAGCTGATGTACAAGGCCAATATTGTGATGGAGATTCTGGATTACGGAAAAGCGCAGTCGGAGATCCGAAATATGGTTACGCTGTCCGGCGGATATATCGTCAATTTCAGCGAAACCCAGTCAACCAGTGAAAAAGGCGGGACGTTTGTCATCAAGGTGCCTGCTACCGGCTTTTCTCCTTTCTTAAACAGCCTTGAGAAAATCAAACATGAGAATCTTCAGCGGAATATTGAGGGTCAGGATGTAAGCGAAGAATATGTTGATCTGGAGTCCAGACTCAAGGCCAAACAGATCATGGAGGAACAGTATGTCGCCTTCATGAAAAAAGCAACCAAGACCAATGACCTTGTGTCCTTTGCAAATGAACTTGAGCGCATACAATCCGAAATCGAACAAATCAAGGGCCGGATGCGCTATATCAACCAGAATGTATCCTATTCAACCGTAGAAATCCGTATCTTTGAAGAGGTTAAGGAACCTGAAAAACAAAAGGAGGAGGAAATTCAGGCATCTCTTGGCAAACGAGCTTCTACTGCTTTTCAGGGAAGTATAGATGTCATCACTCTGGTCATTCAGTGGATCGTTGTTATCCTCTCGGGATCTCTGCCTATTCTGATTATTGCTGCAATCGTATTGTTTGTTCTTTGGCTGGTGAGAAGATCGAGACATCGCAACCAGGAGGAAGCGGCCAAAAGACGAAGGGAACTGAATGCTGGTTCAAAGGCAGAACCTAATGGTGAAACAAGTATAAGCGAAGAACCAAAGGATGAGCAGTGA